The DNA window TGGAAGAGTTCAATGCATGAAGGTACTACTTTACCTTAGTTAATTGACTTTCATTTATAGAATGTGAGCCAAATTTTAGCTAAATGTGATTAAATTAACctaaaactattttattattattattattattattattattattattattattattatttaaaaatagaaaattactcCATATATGGTGTGatgtattgaaaaaaaaattagtaatgtattttaaaaaataaagaaaaaaaattgttgataAAGACTGTCACATATATTACACTAAAACTATAAGCGTTATAATTGTAAGATTTTTGGATCTTTCATTTATAGAAAGTGAGCCAAATTTTAGCTAAATGTGACTAAATTGAcctaaaactatttttttttatttttattattattattatttaaaaatagaaaattattccTTATATGGTGTAATGtattgaaaaatcaataaatgtttttataatgtattttaaaagataaaaaaaaaaaaattgttgataAAGACTGTTACACATacaattacactaaaattataAGCGTTACAATTGTAAAAATTTTTAATCTGTCTCTAAATTTGGgtgaattgattaataaaatgttGTATAAATATAGGTATGGCCACCAAGAAACTTGAAGAAGTTCGAGACACTTTCATACCTTCCACCTTTGACTACTGAGCAATTGTTAAAGGAAATTGAATACCTTCTCAAGAACAACTGGATTCCCTGTTTGGAATTTGAAGTTGGTGtaagtaattattaattatattactaATTATgtgaattaattaataataattataataataaatgtgttattgtatgtatatatatataggaggcTTTCGTGTACCGTGAGCACAACAGGTCCCCAGGGTACTACGATGGACGTTACTGGACAATGTGGAAGTTGCCTATGTATGGTTGCACAGACGCAACACAAGTGCTTAAAGAGGTTGAGGAAGCCAGTAAGGAGTACCCAGATGCACACGTTCGTATCATTGGATTCGACAACGTTCGCCAAGTCCAGTGCATCAGTTTCATTGCTTACAAGCCCCCACAATAATTAACTTAATTAATTGAGttaattcttaattaattatgtgACCATATCCATCCACATTCCGTTACTTTCATttcaatttgtttttgtttCGGTTTGTTTTGTTATCAAAAGACTTGTATTAATGCATGTTTGTGTTAATTAAGTTCTTCATTATCTTTATACTTaatatctttttttcttttttgtattaTCAATGTGaatgaattattttatataataaagagAATAATGTTGGAGTTCAAATTTATAATTCgtcatttaataaatatatttgtaaCCGTCCTAAATATTTGGGAAGTCCTCTTCTAATTTTAAAAGTTGGGCccctataaaaaaatatacaatttataaataatatttttaaatattatcatacggttatatattttacaaaacacTACAAAATtccaattaatttataaaaattgttattgattgcaatacaataaaaaattataaaaaaaaatataaaaggtttaaaaaaaataatatatagcaataatgaatttttatttttttgctaaaaaacaataatagaattgagaataaattttgaaaattgacatAGAAATAATCAATGATAAGTTATtagctttttaaaaaattgagttcattaaaaaaattgaaaagcatTAAAATATATCTTACCTTATATATAAAATGGCTATGTAACGGTTTTTGTTGTGTCCTTTTAACAGTTTGTTAtctatttaacagaatatactcaAAAACAAGTTAACTTTAACAGACATTTATTCATACACAACTGAAAAGAAACCATTTACAACAATTATACAAAACAACATAATTATTCGAAGGATACCTATTCACAGAAGCACCCATTCATTTACACAtgttatatatgaaaaattaaacatttttgcAATAgttaaacaaa is part of the Cannabis sativa cultivar Pink pepper isolate KNU-18-1 chromosome 5, ASM2916894v1, whole genome shotgun sequence genome and encodes:
- the LOC115716971 gene encoding ribulose bisphosphate carboxylase small subunit, chloroplastic-like → MASSIVSSAATVASVGRSTPVQASMVAPFSGLKSSAAFPVTQKSNNDITTLASNGGRVQCMKVWPPRNLKKFETLSYLPPLTTEQLLKEIEYLLKNNWIPCLEFEVGEAFVYREHNRSPGYYDGRYWTMWKLPMYGCTDATQVLKEVEEASKEYPDAHVRIIGFDNVRQVQCISFIAYKPPQ